The Devosia sp. SD17-2 genome includes a region encoding these proteins:
- a CDS encoding FAD-binding oxidoreductase: MSLDANAITSALSDILGADNVISQAERMDGYLKEPRKRFHMGASAVVLPPSVEAVQAVARWANENRVGLIPQGGNTGLVGAQVPLFGNEVIVSLARLDKVRAIDTAGGVMTAEAGVILENAHKAAEAAGAMFPLWLASQGSARIGGVLSSNAGGVNVLAYGNARELTLGVEAVLADGRLYNGLNSLKKDNTGYDLKDVLVGAEGTLGIITAATLKLYPLPEDYETALVNIASPKEALRLFELLRQRAGGRLNAFEIIPQIGLDIQLRHGMLDKDPTASPSPWYALLEIARPAGAEPGTLQSALEAAFEQGLISDAVMAEALSDRTRMWAFREQMSECQSKEGASIKHDVSVPVTAIPQLIEEGTAAVERLAPGIRPVPFGHMGDGNIHFNFSQPAGADGKAFMAQYDEAAHEAIYEIVLRLGGSVSAEHGIGQLKSDLLKRVKDPVALEMMRAIKTALDPNGILNPGKMLG; this comes from the coding sequence ATGTCCCTTGATGCCAATGCAATCACGAGCGCTCTTTCCGACATTTTGGGGGCGGACAACGTCATTAGCCAGGCCGAGCGGATGGACGGCTATCTCAAGGAGCCGCGGAAGCGCTTTCACATGGGCGCGAGCGCGGTGGTGCTGCCGCCAAGTGTCGAGGCGGTGCAGGCGGTGGCGCGCTGGGCCAATGAAAATCGGGTGGGGCTGATCCCGCAGGGGGGCAATACGGGGCTGGTGGGCGCGCAGGTGCCGCTTTTCGGCAATGAAGTCATTGTCAGCCTTGCCAGGCTCGACAAGGTGCGGGCGATCGATACGGCCGGTGGGGTGATGACGGCGGAGGCCGGGGTGATCCTCGAAAATGCGCACAAGGCGGCTGAGGCCGCTGGCGCGATGTTTCCGCTGTGGCTGGCCTCGCAGGGCTCGGCGCGGATCGGGGGCGTGCTGTCGTCCAATGCCGGGGGTGTCAATGTGCTCGCCTATGGCAATGCGCGGGAATTGACGCTGGGAGTGGAGGCCGTTCTGGCCGATGGGCGGCTCTACAATGGGCTCAATTCGCTCAAGAAGGACAATACCGGCTACGATCTCAAGGACGTGCTGGTGGGGGCCGAGGGCACGCTGGGGATCATCACGGCGGCGACGCTGAAACTTTATCCGCTGCCGGAGGATTATGAGACGGCGCTGGTCAATATCGCCTCGCCCAAGGAGGCGCTGAGGCTTTTTGAATTGCTGCGGCAGCGCGCGGGCGGGCGGCTCAATGCGTTTGAGATCATTCCGCAGATCGGGCTCGATATTCAGTTGCGGCACGGGATGCTCGACAAGGATCCGACTGCCAGCCCCTCCCCCTGGTATGCGCTGCTCGAAATTGCGCGGCCCGCAGGCGCCGAGCCAGGGACGCTGCAATCGGCGCTGGAGGCGGCATTCGAGCAGGGGCTGATTTCGGATGCGGTGATGGCTGAAGCGCTGAGCGACCGGACGCGCATGTGGGCATTTCGCGAGCAGATGAGCGAATGCCAGAGCAAGGAAGGCGCTTCAATCAAGCATGACGTGTCGGTGCCGGTGACCGCGATTCCGCAGCTGATCGAGGAAGGTACGGCGGCGGTGGAAAGGCTTGCGCCGGGCATTCGGCCGGTGCCCTTCGGGCATATGGGAGACGGCAATATCCACTTCAATTTCAGCCAGCCCGCAGGCGCCGACGGCAAGGCCTTCATGGCCCAATATGACGAGGCGGCGCATGAGGCGATCTATGAGATCGTGCTTCGGCTGGGCGGTTCGGTGTCGGCCGAGCATGGCATCGGCCAGCTCAAGAGCGATCTCCTCAAGCGCGTAAAAGACCCGGTGGCGCTCGAAATGATGCGGGCGATCAAGACCGCACTCGACCCAAATGGCATTCTCAATCCGGGCAAGATGCTGGGGTGA
- a CDS encoding biotin transporter BioY, protein MAVTLTTPNTLLGAFQPKGEAAKLVINMVTVVLGSLLIALAAKVNVPVWPVPVTMQSFAIAGLAAAFGARIGVATVALYLIEGAMGLPVFATGGGLAYLVGPTSGFLLGFLVMAWMIGTATDRGASARPLTLFGAMIAAEAVLLALGFAWLVMMAGHAQWVDQTNVVVSAFAGAIQPFLIWDVLKMALAALTVTGLWAVLPSRR, encoded by the coding sequence ATGGCTGTGACTTTGACCACGCCCAATACGCTTTTGGGCGCATTCCAGCCTAAGGGCGAGGCCGCTAAACTCGTCATCAATATGGTGACTGTCGTCCTTGGTTCGCTCCTGATCGCGCTTGCTGCAAAGGTAAATGTGCCGGTCTGGCCCGTGCCGGTCACCATGCAGAGCTTCGCCATTGCCGGTCTCGCCGCAGCCTTTGGTGCCCGCATCGGGGTTGCCACTGTTGCGCTCTATCTCATCGAAGGCGCCATGGGCCTGCCAGTCTTCGCCACCGGCGGTGGCCTTGCCTATCTCGTCGGCCCGACCAGTGGCTTCCTGCTCGGCTTCCTCGTCATGGCCTGGATGATTGGCACAGCCACCGATCGCGGCGCCTCGGCCCGTCCGCTGACCCTTTTCGGCGCCATGATCGCTGCTGAGGCCGTTCTTCTCGCGCTGGGCTTTGCCTGGCTGGTGATGATGGCCGGTCATGCCCAGTGGGTCGACCAGACCAATGTCGTGGTCTCGGCCTTCGCCGGAGCGATCCAGCCCTTCCTTATCTGGGACGTTCTCAAAATGGCGCTCGCAGCCCTTACCGTCACCGGTCTCTGGGCCGTGTTGCCGTCACGCCGCTGA
- a CDS encoding TIGR02301 family protein, with translation MRRIFHTSLVLLALSATPALAIDPPYQRQMERLAEVMGSLYYLQPLCKAGSEDWRAQMAELIELDEPEEDRRQRLAGAFNSGYTAFSRFHKQCTPASREALGRLLLEAQRLARDIHTRFAE, from the coding sequence TTGAGACGAATCTTCCACACCAGCCTTGTTCTCCTGGCGCTAAGCGCAACGCCGGCGCTGGCGATTGATCCGCCCTATCAGCGGCAGATGGAGCGGCTGGCCGAGGTGATGGGCAGCCTTTATTACCTGCAGCCCCTCTGCAAGGCAGGCAGCGAGGATTGGCGCGCCCAGATGGCCGAGCTGATCGAACTCGACGAGCCCGAAGAGGACCGCCGGCAGCGTCTCGCCGGGGCTTTCAACAGCGGCTACACGGCATTCTCCCGCTTTCACAAGCAGTGCACGCCGGCCTCACGAGAGGCGCTGGGGCGGCTTTTGCTGGAGGCGCAGCGCCTCGCCCGCGACATCCACACGCGGTTCGCGGAGTAG
- a CDS encoding MBL fold metallo-hydrolase, with protein MASIAPAPAYNTAFDAEVGTPVQMARDVVRITAPNGSPYTFTGTNSFLIGNESVAIIDPGPVDPVHEAALLAAVGQRPVTAIILTHTHRDHSAAAAGLAKAFGAPLWFGGRHRLSRPLRRFERNLIRGSSDWDLVPDRVLTDGETILAGDRELVVHTTPGHCANHLAFGVAGTDILLSGDHVMGWNSTLVSTPDGSMADYFASLDKVIALPYRRYFPAHGGPIADGPVYATALRAHRQMRNRQIIEAVKAGAKTPLAVVGTIYPKQPPKVRMAALMTITAHIEFLEARGEIVVRRGFLGTRLAV; from the coding sequence ATGGCAAGTATAGCCCCGGCTCCGGCCTATAATACTGCGTTCGACGCCGAGGTCGGCACGCCTGTCCAAATGGCGAGAGACGTCGTCCGGATCACTGCACCAAACGGCTCGCCCTATACTTTTACCGGCACGAACAGTTTTCTGATTGGCAATGAAAGTGTCGCCATCATTGATCCCGGCCCGGTCGATCCAGTTCACGAGGCGGCGCTGCTCGCAGCGGTGGGGCAAAGGCCCGTAACGGCCATTATCCTAACCCACACGCATCGTGACCACAGCGCGGCAGCAGCGGGTCTTGCCAAGGCATTTGGCGCCCCACTCTGGTTCGGCGGCCGCCACCGCCTGTCGCGGCCGCTGCGGCGGTTCGAGCGCAATCTGATCCGTGGTTCGTCCGACTGGGATCTCGTGCCGGATCGGGTGCTGACCGATGGCGAAACGATCTTGGCGGGGGACCGGGAACTCGTGGTGCACACGACGCCCGGCCACTGCGCCAATCACCTCGCCTTCGGCGTGGCGGGAACCGACATTTTGCTCTCGGGCGACCATGTGATGGGGTGGAACTCGACCCTGGTATCGACGCCGGATGGCTCGATGGCCGATTATTTTGCTTCGCTCGACAAGGTCATCGCCCTGCCCTATCGGCGCTATTTTCCGGCTCATGGCGGGCCGATTGCCGATGGGCCCGTCTATGCGACGGCACTGCGGGCCCATCGGCAGATGCGCAATAGGCAGATTATCGAGGCGGTGAAAGCCGGCGCGAAGACGCCGCTTGCCGTGGTGGGGACGATTTATCCCAAGCAACCACCGAAGGTTCGAATGGCGGCGCTGATGACAATCACCGCGCATATCGAGTTTCTGGAGGCGCGGGGGGAGATTGTGGTGCGGCGGGGATTTTTGGGGACGCGGCTGGCGGTGTGA
- a CDS encoding histidine phosphatase family protein produces the protein MTVLEWPDFYFARHGETDWNREQRYQGSRDIPLNRVGQLQADANGPLLRQLLERDGVDPRSLKWFASPLSRASETMDRMRAAFDVELPPVIHDPRLIEISFGNLEGRLHSEIAREQAIAPGQRDETYWQFRPEGGENYDDVAVRLVDFARELTRHAVVVAHGGVFRVLRHLVEGAPRAEVLNWAAPQGAVAHFSGGGLAIYSAENTWDVELD, from the coding sequence ATGACTGTTCTCGAGTGGCCGGACTTTTATTTCGCCCGGCATGGTGAAACCGACTGGAACCGCGAACAACGGTATCAGGGCTCCCGAGACATTCCGCTCAATCGCGTCGGCCAATTGCAGGCCGACGCGAACGGGCCATTGCTCCGGCAGTTGCTGGAGCGCGATGGCGTCGATCCGCGTTCGCTCAAATGGTTTGCCTCCCCGCTCAGCCGCGCCAGCGAAACCATGGACCGCATGCGCGCGGCCTTTGATGTCGAGCTGCCGCCCGTCATTCACGATCCCCGCCTCATCGAGATTTCCTTCGGCAATCTCGAAGGGCGTCTCCATTCCGAAATCGCCCGCGAACAGGCCATCGCGCCCGGTCAGCGCGACGAGACCTATTGGCAGTTTCGCCCCGAGGGCGGCGAAAATTATGACGACGTGGCCGTGCGTCTCGTCGATTTCGCCCGCGAACTGACCCGGCATGCCGTGGTAGTGGCTCATGGCGGCGTCTTCCGCGTCCTGCGCCATCTCGTCGAAGGGGCGCCACGGGCCGAAGTCCTCAACTGGGCAGCACCGCAGGGGGCCGTCGCGCACTTCTCCGGCGGAGGCCTCGCCATCTATTCGGCCGAAAACACCTGGGACGTCGAGCTGGACTGA
- a CDS encoding SOS response-associated peptidase, which yields MCGRYAATLPPEMMAELFKLLNSIDMVPRYNIAPTQPIAAIWEEGGRREGHFARWGLVPRWVKDPREFPLLINARAETMADKPAFRDALKHGRCIIPASGYYEWHTGPDKKKRPYYITRADGQPMALAGLYATWSGPEGEEIDSAATITVAANRQLAEIHDRMPAIMMSDAEIDAWLNVRDVRAPEAAQMALPLEDGVLKFHPVSTRVNSARDDDPGLIEPVIHELPEPPPARPKNAAGGGGQMDLF from the coding sequence ATGTGTGGACGCTATGCGGCGACCCTGCCGCCCGAAATGATGGCCGAGCTGTTCAAGCTCCTGAACAGCATCGACATGGTGCCGCGCTACAATATCGCGCCGACCCAGCCGATTGCCGCGATCTGGGAGGAGGGCGGTCGCCGCGAAGGCCATTTCGCTCGCTGGGGCCTTGTACCGCGCTGGGTGAAGGATCCGCGCGAATTTCCGCTGCTGATCAATGCCCGCGCCGAAACCATGGCCGACAAGCCCGCCTTCCGGGATGCGCTCAAGCATGGCCGCTGCATCATCCCCGCCAGCGGCTATTACGAATGGCACACTGGCCCCGACAAGAAAAAGCGCCCCTATTACATCACCCGCGCCGACGGCCAGCCCATGGCTCTTGCCGGGCTCTACGCCACCTGGAGCGGCCCGGAGGGCGAGGAGATCGACAGCGCCGCCACCATCACTGTCGCCGCCAATCGGCAATTGGCCGAAATCCACGATCGCATGCCGGCCATTATGATGAGCGATGCCGAGATCGACGCCTGGCTCAATGTCCGCGACGTCCGCGCCCCCGAAGCCGCCCAGATGGCCCTGCCACTCGAAGATGGGGTGCTCAAATTCCACCCCGTCTCCACCCGGGTCAATTCCGCTAGGGATGATGACCCCGGCCTCATCGAACCCGTCATCCACGAACTGCCCGAGCCCCCACCGGCTCGCCCCAAAAACGCCGCCGGCGGTGGTGGGCAGATGGATCTTTTCTGA
- a CDS encoding NUDIX domain-containing protein, which produces MIDQPNAASVALIRERKVLLIKRAYAPYQHLWTLPGGRMEDGETIEQCAARELVEELGVTIRNPRHVLTQALGRDESFRLAVFVTTDFSGKITPSDEVADHKWVDPAALIAMRTTSRLDLVIEQAFAVLAER; this is translated from the coding sequence ATGATTGACCAACCCAACGCCGCGAGTGTGGCGCTCATCCGTGAGCGCAAGGTTCTGCTGATCAAGCGGGCCTATGCGCCCTATCAGCATCTCTGGACCCTGCCGGGTGGCCGGATGGAGGACGGCGAGACCATTGAGCAATGCGCCGCCCGGGAACTGGTGGAGGAGCTGGGTGTCACCATCCGCAATCCACGCCATGTGCTGACCCAGGCGCTGGGCCGGGACGAGAGCTTTCGCCTGGCCGTGTTCGTGACCACCGATTTTTCCGGCAAGATCACCCCGTCGGACGAAGTGGCCGATCACAAATGGGTTGATCCGGCCGCGCTGATCGCCATGCGGACGACCTCGCGCCTCGACCTTGTCATCGAGCAGGCTTTCGCAGTTTTGGCAGAGCGGTGA
- the fabI gene encoding enoyl-ACP reductase FabI — protein sequence MATGLMAGKRGLIMGLANNRSIAWGIAKQLHAQGAEMAFSYQGEALKRRVQPLAAEVGSDFLVECDVSDEAAMDETFRQIKEKWGSLDFVVHAIGFSNKDELEGRYLDTSRDNFALTMDISVYSFTAVAKRAEPLMNPGGSMLTLTYYGAVKYVPNYNVMGVAKAALEASVRYLAVDLGKKGIRVNAISAGAIKTLAASGISGLRDMLHWQEANSALRKNVSIDDVGGAATYLLSDLANGVTGEIHYVDAGFNVVGMKLLDNDTPESGE from the coding sequence ATGGCCACTGGATTGATGGCAGGCAAGCGCGGGCTGATCATGGGCCTCGCCAACAACCGTTCGATTGCCTGGGGCATTGCCAAGCAATTGCACGCCCAGGGCGCGGAAATGGCCTTCTCCTATCAGGGTGAAGCCCTCAAGCGCCGCGTCCAGCCGCTGGCCGCCGAAGTCGGTTCCGATTTCCTCGTCGAGTGCGACGTCTCCGACGAAGCCGCGATGGATGAGACCTTCCGCCAGATCAAGGAAAAGTGGGGCAGCCTCGATTTCGTCGTGCACGCCATCGGCTTCTCCAACAAGGACGAGCTCGAAGGTCGCTACCTCGACACCAGCCGCGATAACTTCGCGCTGACCATGGACATCTCGGTCTATTCCTTCACCGCCGTCGCCAAGCGCGCCGAGCCGCTGATGAACCCGGGCGGCTCCATGCTGACGCTGACCTATTACGGCGCCGTCAAATACGTCCCGAACTACAACGTCATGGGCGTTGCCAAGGCGGCTCTCGAAGCCTCCGTGCGCTATCTCGCCGTCGATCTCGGCAAGAAGGGCATTCGCGTCAACGCCATCTCGGCCGGCGCCATCAAGACCCTCGCAGCATCGGGCATTTCGGGCCTGCGCGACATGCTGCACTGGCAGGAAGCCAATTCGGCGCTCCGCAAGAACGTCTCCATCGACGATGTCGGCGGCGCAGCCACCTATCTCCTTTCCGATCTCGCCAATGGCGTGACCGGTGAAATCCATTATGTCGACGCTGGGTTCAACGTTGTGGGCATGAAGCTGCTCGACAACGACACGCCAGAATCCGGCGAATAA
- the aroC gene encoding chorismate synthase, translating to MSFNSFGHLFRFTTWGESHGPALGVVVDGCPPGVVLTPEMIQRDLDRRKPGQSKYTTQRREPDEVKILSGVFEDERTDGPRTTGTPISLMIENTDHRSKDYSEIRDKYRPGHADYTYDQKYGIRDYRGGGRTSARETAARVAAGAVARQILQGVTIRASLVQMGPHKIDYANFDWAQVDENPFFCADPKAAELWAGYLDGLRKDGNSVGAVIEVVAEGVPAGWGAPIYGKLSADLASAMMSINAVKAVEIGAGFEAASLTGVENADQMRAGEAKPYFLSNHAGGILGGISNGDPIVCRFAVKPTSSILTPRQTVTTQNEDTDIITKGRHDPCVGIRAVPVGEAMMALVLADHMLRHRGQTGREGAVGFDRN from the coding sequence ATGTCTTTCAATAGTTTCGGGCATCTTTTCCGTTTCACCACCTGGGGCGAAAGCCATGGGCCCGCCCTTGGTGTCGTTGTCGATGGCTGCCCGCCGGGTGTCGTGCTGACCCCCGAAATGATCCAGCGCGATCTCGATCGCCGCAAGCCGGGCCAGTCCAAGTATACCACCCAGCGCCGCGAGCCTGATGAGGTCAAAATCCTCTCCGGCGTCTTCGAGGACGAGCGCACCGATGGCCCCCGCACCACCGGCACGCCCATCTCGCTGATGATCGAGAACACCGACCATCGCTCGAAGGACTATTCCGAGATCCGCGACAAATATCGTCCGGGTCACGCCGACTACACCTACGACCAGAAATACGGCATTCGCGATTATCGCGGTGGCGGCCGCACCTCGGCCCGCGAAACCGCTGCTCGCGTTGCCGCTGGTGCCGTCGCCCGCCAGATCCTGCAGGGCGTCACCATCCGCGCGAGCCTCGTGCAGATGGGCCCCCACAAGATCGACTACGCCAATTTCGATTGGGCCCAGGTCGATGAAAACCCCTTCTTCTGCGCCGATCCCAAGGCCGCCGAACTCTGGGCCGGCTATCTCGACGGGCTCCGCAAGGATGGCAATTCGGTTGGCGCTGTCATTGAAGTCGTCGCCGAAGGCGTTCCGGCCGGCTGGGGCGCGCCCATCTACGGCAAGCTCAGCGCCGATCTCGCCTCCGCCATGATGAGCATCAATGCCGTCAAGGCGGTGGAAATCGGTGCCGGTTTTGAGGCCGCCAGCCTCACCGGCGTCGAAAACGCCGACCAGATGCGGGCAGGGGAGGCAAAACCTTACTTCCTCTCCAACCACGCCGGCGGCATTCTGGGCGGCATCTCCAATGGCGACCCCATCGTCTGCCGCTTCGCGGTCAAGCCGACCTCGTCCATCCTGACCCCGCGCCAGACTGTCACCACGCAGAACGAAGACACCGACATCATCACTAAGGGCCGCCACGACCCCTGCGTCGGCATCCGCGCTGTCCCCGTCGGCGAAGCCATGATGGCCCTCGTCCTCGCCGACCACATGCTTCGCCACCGCGGCCAAACCGGCCGCGAAGGCGCAGTGGGATTTGACCGGAACTAG
- a CDS encoding hemerythrin domain-containing protein has translation MGMQLKDIQFLDDATRPPVPVIDGVTEEQREAGNHLRDIHDYLRANLATLGTLIERASAGEVTPQAVRNEVEGLALVANYRRFGNVCGQYCQLIHKHHTIEDRALFPALAKRSPALKAVVERLEAEHEHVHQLVEMLVGAIIALNDSPDRSQFDETVAIFRALEKLLLSHFRYEEESIIDALGFYGIL, from the coding sequence ATGGGTATGCAACTCAAAGACATTCAGTTTCTCGACGACGCCACGCGTCCCCCGGTCCCTGTCATTGACGGCGTGACGGAAGAGCAGCGCGAGGCCGGCAATCACCTTCGGGACATTCACGACTATCTGCGCGCCAATCTGGCGACGCTGGGCACGCTGATCGAGCGGGCTTCAGCCGGCGAGGTCACCCCGCAGGCGGTGCGCAACGAGGTGGAAGGGCTGGCGCTGGTCGCCAATTACCGCCGCTTCGGCAATGTGTGCGGGCAATATTGCCAGCTGATCCACAAGCACCACACGATCGAGGATCGGGCGCTGTTCCCTGCCCTCGCCAAACGCAGCCCGGCCCTCAAGGCCGTGGTCGAACGGCTCGAGGCCGAGCACGAGCATGTCCATCAGCTGGTGGAAATGCTGGTGGGCGCGATCATCGCGCTCAATGACAGTCCGGACCGCAGCCAGTTTGATGAGACAGTCGCCATCTTCCGGGCGCTTGAAAAGCTGCTGCTGTCGCACTTCCGCTATGAGGAAGAGAGCATCATCGACGCGCTGGGCTTTTACGGCATTCTCTAG